A region from the Terriglobales bacterium genome encodes:
- the glp gene encoding gephyrin-like molybdotransferase Glp encodes MEPVILSFQDARHRVEQAAAQLRPAEAEGCELLLAGGRILAEAVMADRDFPPFPRATRDGYAVRAADVAKVPTRLKLVGEIRAGGPPPSLQIRAGECIEIMTGAPAPAGADAVVMVEYTSRTADTVEVQRSVSGGENIVPAGAEAQRGETLLSCGTRLTPAAIAVAGSCGCHEVRVYKRPNVAILSTGDELVDIAADPAPNQIRNSNSYSLAAQVHAAGGVPVVLPIAPDETAALRHLVKQGLASDLLLLSGGVSMGKYDLVEQVLTELGAEFFFTGAQIQPGRPIVFGRAPVRAGALPTYFFGLPGNPVSTMVCFELFARAMAEALAGVSPRKMLFTQARLKSEVKVKTGLTRFLPAILGGEFERTEVELVKWQGSGDMAATARANCYLVVLPDREKLAAGEMVPVLEV; translated from the coding sequence ATGGAGCCGGTAATCCTCTCTTTCCAGGACGCTCGCCACCGCGTCGAGCAAGCCGCCGCGCAGCTTCGTCCCGCCGAAGCGGAAGGGTGCGAACTCCTTCTGGCCGGCGGCCGCATTCTTGCGGAAGCGGTCATGGCCGACCGCGATTTTCCGCCGTTTCCTCGCGCCACCCGTGATGGTTATGCGGTTCGCGCCGCCGATGTCGCCAAGGTTCCGACCCGCCTGAAGCTGGTGGGAGAAATTCGCGCCGGGGGGCCGCCACCATCGCTCCAGATCCGCGCCGGCGAGTGCATCGAGATCATGACCGGCGCTCCGGCGCCCGCAGGCGCCGATGCCGTGGTCATGGTCGAGTACACCTCGCGCACGGCAGATACGGTCGAAGTCCAGCGCAGCGTCTCCGGCGGCGAAAACATTGTTCCCGCCGGCGCCGAGGCCCAGCGAGGAGAAACACTGCTTTCCTGTGGCACACGCCTGACGCCTGCCGCCATCGCGGTCGCCGGATCCTGCGGATGCCACGAAGTGCGCGTGTACAAGCGCCCGAACGTCGCAATCCTCTCCACTGGCGACGAACTGGTAGACATCGCCGCCGATCCCGCTCCCAACCAGATCCGCAATTCCAACAGCTATTCGCTCGCGGCCCAGGTGCACGCCGCCGGCGGAGTACCGGTTGTGCTGCCCATCGCGCCCGACGAAACCGCAGCCTTGCGGCATCTTGTGAAGCAAGGTCTGGCTTCCGACCTGCTCCTGCTCTCCGGCGGGGTCAGCATGGGCAAGTACGACCTGGTCGAGCAGGTGTTAACCGAGTTGGGCGCCGAGTTCTTCTTTACCGGCGCGCAGATTCAGCCGGGGCGGCCCATCGTGTTCGGGCGCGCACCCGTCCGCGCGGGCGCTCTGCCCACGTACTTTTTCGGATTGCCGGGAAATCCGGTTTCGACCATGGTCTGCTTCGAGTTGTTCGCGCGCGCGATGGCGGAAGCGCTCGCCGGCGTTTCCCCGCGCAAGATGCTGTTCACCCAAGCGCGCCTGAAATCCGAGGTGAAGGTGAAAACCGGCCTGACACGATTCCTGCCTGCCATCCTTGGCGGCGAGTTCGAGCGCACCGAGGTCGAACTGGTGAAATGGCAGGGCTCCGGCGACATGGCCGCCACCGCGCGCGCCAACTGTTACCTAGTGGTTTTGCCCGACCGCGAAAAGCTTGCCGCCGGCGAAATGGTTCCTGTTCTCGAGGTCTAG
- a CDS encoding sensor domain-containing diguanylate cyclase: MQKIAILYDASQAVISTFDLDEVLSQILSILRDYFHLQRVAIVLLDPETNILRVRSHTGWTQQTEVADIPLGKGLPGTAAKLKRPIYAPKVEHDPRYIMSIPSTKSELAIPLIVRDEVVGVLDCQSDQEEFFDPETIDLLTLFSTQASIALQNAKLYSAEQRKAAQLEAINTIARQTTAVLDIDELLRKSCQVIRQSFAADHVSVLLLEEGQLVLRAQEGKLTPRLPVGAALPAGAGICGLAVSSGKPVVENDVSHAPGYVLRYEETRSEMCLPLVSLGEAIGVLTLESARANAFSLAEGQPLESVADICATAIQNARYFEKVRQMAYLDGLTGIHNRRYFEMRIAEEIERAQRYQNDLSIIMLDVDNFKKLNDEFGHLLGDETLRQVATIFSQHLRKVDFACRYGGEEFVILVPQTPGDQAQGVAEKLRKVVEGWSFPGVPRPVTVTAGVASFPLNGRTRDELVKAADDALYRAKQSGRNRVLLAELAPSTN, translated from the coding sequence ATGCAGAAGATCGCGATCCTCTACGACGCCAGCCAGGCTGTGATCTCCACCTTTGATCTGGACGAGGTGCTGAGCCAGATCCTGTCGATTCTGCGTGACTATTTTCATCTCCAGCGCGTCGCCATTGTCCTGCTGGATCCGGAGACGAACATCTTGCGGGTGCGCTCCCATACCGGGTGGACCCAGCAGACCGAAGTGGCGGACATTCCGCTGGGCAAGGGATTGCCGGGGACCGCGGCCAAACTGAAGCGGCCGATTTACGCGCCCAAGGTGGAACACGACCCGCGCTACATCATGTCGATTCCGAGCACCAAGTCGGAACTGGCGATCCCGCTGATCGTGCGCGACGAAGTAGTGGGAGTGCTCGATTGCCAGAGCGATCAGGAGGAATTCTTCGACCCCGAGACGATCGACCTGTTGACGCTGTTTTCGACGCAGGCATCGATCGCACTGCAGAACGCCAAGCTGTATTCGGCGGAGCAACGCAAGGCGGCGCAACTGGAGGCCATCAACACCATCGCGCGACAGACGACGGCCGTGCTCGACATCGACGAGCTGCTGCGGAAGTCGTGCCAGGTAATCCGGCAGTCGTTTGCCGCCGACCATGTCTCGGTGCTGCTGCTCGAGGAAGGTCAACTGGTGTTGCGGGCCCAGGAAGGCAAGCTGACGCCACGCTTGCCGGTGGGCGCCGCATTGCCCGCGGGCGCGGGGATTTGCGGGCTCGCCGTCAGCTCGGGAAAACCGGTGGTGGAGAACGACGTCAGCCACGCCCCGGGTTATGTCTTGAGATACGAGGAGACTCGATCGGAGATGTGCTTGCCGCTGGTCTCGCTGGGAGAAGCGATCGGCGTGCTGACCCTGGAAAGCGCGCGGGCGAATGCATTTTCCCTCGCCGAGGGACAGCCCTTGGAGTCGGTCGCCGACATTTGCGCCACCGCCATCCAGAACGCCCGCTATTTCGAGAAAGTCCGCCAGATGGCGTACCTGGACGGGCTGACCGGCATCCACAACCGGCGCTACTTCGAGATGAGGATCGCGGAGGAGATCGAGCGCGCCCAGCGCTATCAGAACGATCTCTCCATCATCATGCTCGACGTCGACAACTTCAAGAAGTTGAACGACGAGTTCGGGCACCTGCTGGGTGATGAAACGCTGCGCCAGGTGGCCACGATTTTCTCCCAGCATCTTCGCAAAGTAGATTTCGCGTGCCGCTATGGCGGGGAAGAATTTGTCATCCTGGTGCCGCAGACCCCGGGCGACCAGGCACAGGGAGTGGCCGAAAAACTGCGCAAGGTGGTGGAAGGATGGTCGTTTCCCGGTGTGCCGCGGCCGGTGACGGTGACCGCGGGAGTGGCCAGTTTCCCGCTGAACGGCCGCACCCGCGATGAATTGGTCAAGGCGGCCGATGACGCCCTGTACCGGGCCAAGCAGAGCGGACGCAACCGCGTGCTGCTGGCCGAGTTGGCGCCGAGCACCAACTAG
- a CDS encoding amidohydrolase has translation MKWQRLIFPLLVVASASAQSVPAEVQAAYADAHALYIDIHQHPELSSHETQTAAKLAGRLRSLGYQVTEHVGGTGVVALLKNGVGPTIMLRTELDALPVEEKTGLPYASTVHVKDDGGRDVAVMHACGHDLHMAALEGTAAIMARSKDSWHGTLVLIGQPAEETTGGAEGMIKDGLFTRFPRPDVAIAMHVGNELPAGKVGITPGIFSSNSDSLRITIYGKGGHGSAPQTAVDPIVIAARTIVALQTIASREVRPGEMAVVTVGYIRAGTRNNIIPDQAELGLTVRTYKQDVRQKVLAAITRITRAEAQAAATPRDPLIERLEGTDAVYNDPGLAQRLKTALEAKLGKDNVIAEGPHTPSEDFSDFVKAGVPGFYFSLGGADPRKLAQAKAAGTTLPSNHSALFAPVVEPAMETGMTAEVAVLRNLLNASPEELHRLTEEPPQ, from the coding sequence ATGAAATGGCAACGGCTCATCTTTCCGCTCCTTGTGGTTGCATCTGCCTCTGCCCAATCGGTTCCGGCTGAGGTCCAGGCGGCGTATGCCGACGCGCATGCGTTGTATATCGACATTCACCAGCATCCGGAACTGTCGTCACACGAAACCCAGACCGCCGCAAAGCTGGCCGGCAGACTGCGCAGCCTCGGTTACCAGGTCACGGAGCATGTCGGCGGCACTGGGGTTGTTGCCCTTCTCAAAAACGGCGTGGGGCCCACCATTATGCTTCGCACCGAACTGGACGCGCTTCCGGTCGAGGAGAAAACCGGCCTGCCATACGCGAGCACCGTGCACGTGAAAGATGACGGCGGCCGGGATGTTGCTGTGATGCATGCCTGCGGCCACGATCTGCACATGGCTGCGCTCGAGGGCACGGCAGCAATCATGGCGCGGAGCAAAGATAGCTGGCACGGGACCCTGGTCCTGATCGGCCAGCCCGCCGAGGAAACCACCGGGGGCGCGGAAGGGATGATCAAAGACGGCTTGTTCACCCGTTTCCCGCGCCCCGACGTCGCTATTGCCATGCACGTCGGCAATGAACTGCCCGCGGGCAAGGTGGGCATAACGCCGGGGATTTTTTCCAGCAATTCCGACTCGCTGCGCATCACCATTTACGGCAAAGGCGGGCACGGCTCGGCGCCGCAGACCGCGGTGGATCCGATCGTCATCGCCGCCCGCACCATTGTCGCCCTGCAGACGATTGCCTCGCGCGAGGTCAGGCCCGGCGAGATGGCCGTAGTGACCGTCGGCTACATTCGTGCCGGGACCAGGAACAACATCATTCCCGACCAGGCCGAACTGGGTCTCACTGTGCGCACCTATAAGCAGGATGTGCGCCAGAAAGTGCTGGCTGCGATCACCCGCATCACCAGGGCAGAAGCGCAGGCCGCGGCCACTCCCCGCGATCCTTTGATCGAGAGGTTGGAAGGCACCGACGCCGTGTATAACGATCCCGGGCTCGCGCAGCGCCTCAAAACTGCCTTGGAAGCCAAGCTCGGCAAAGACAACGTCATTGCCGAAGGGCCACACACACCGTCGGAAGATTTTTCCGATTTCGTCAAAGCCGGGGTGCCGGGCTTTTACTTCAGCCTCGGGGGAGCGGACCCGCGGAAGCTGGCGCAGGCCAAGGCCGCCGGGACCACCTTACCGTCCAATCACTCTGCCTTGTTCGCGCCCGTGGTCGAGCCCGCCATGGAGACTGGAATGACGGCCGAAGTCGCCGTGTTGCGTAACCTGCTGAACGCATCGCCGGAGGAGTTGCACCGGCTGACGGAGGAACCGCCGCAATGA
- a CDS encoding PDZ domain-containing protein: protein MKRFIDFLILLVVLGTVAAAQAPAPAAPAKPAAPAAPAVPAKPAAPAVPATPAKRYSYLGVTVHDVTPEKAASLKLKEARGAEVVLVDSDSPAGKAGLKVHDVVLSFNGRNVKTPEELRRLIRDTPPEQTVELGISRDGQPLTIKAQLADRHRITIVEPRVKNRIVRIPRMEIPIITTFARRDGVVVENLTPQLGEVFGIKDGQGVLVRSVENGSAGETAGLHAGDVIVRIGNQRISGTSDWNRALREQKPGPVQLGIMRDKRQQTLSLNLPESSGEQTIIIPGDAFAKGMEHFADGMKDFHGQMFDFEGLQPEIERSMREAQEKIQRELERSQREIERAQRQAQRAQEQAQRAQERAERERERAQEQAERAQEQAQEQAEHERERAQEQAERERERAQEQAERERSLQQQQPPDTAQPQPPQPPKPPLSEK, encoded by the coding sequence ATGAAGAGGTTCATTGACTTCCTAATTCTTTTGGTTGTGCTAGGCACGGTGGCCGCAGCCCAGGCCCCAGCGCCGGCAGCTCCGGCCAAACCCGCGGCACCGGCAGCGCCCGCAGTTCCGGCCAAGCCGGCTGCGCCCGCAGTTCCGGCGACGCCGGCCAAACGATATTCTTACCTTGGTGTAACCGTGCACGACGTCACGCCGGAAAAGGCCGCGTCCTTGAAGTTGAAGGAAGCGCGGGGCGCCGAAGTCGTGCTGGTGGATTCCGACAGTCCCGCCGGCAAGGCGGGCCTCAAGGTGCATGACGTCGTTCTCTCGTTTAACGGCCGCAACGTGAAGACTCCCGAGGAGCTGCGCAGGCTCATCCGCGACACCCCGCCCGAGCAGACGGTTGAGCTTGGCATCAGCCGGGACGGCCAGCCACTGACGATCAAGGCGCAATTGGCCGACCGCCATCGAATAACCATCGTCGAGCCTCGTGTCAAAAACCGGATTGTCCGCATCCCGCGGATGGAGATACCGATCATCACCACCTTCGCGCGCCGCGACGGCGTGGTGGTGGAGAACCTGACGCCACAGTTAGGCGAAGTCTTCGGAATCAAAGACGGCCAAGGGGTGCTGGTTCGCTCGGTCGAGAACGGCAGCGCCGGGGAAACAGCTGGGCTGCACGCCGGTGACGTTATCGTCCGCATCGGCAACCAGCGCATCTCCGGCACCTCGGACTGGAACCGTGCCCTGCGCGAGCAAAAGCCCGGTCCGGTACAGCTCGGAATCATGCGCGACAAGCGCCAGCAGACACTCTCGCTGAACCTGCCGGAGAGCAGTGGCGAGCAAACCATCATCATCCCGGGCGACGCGTTCGCCAAAGGCATGGAGCATTTTGCCGACGGAATGAAGGACTTCCACGGACAGATGTTCGATTTCGAAGGCTTGCAGCCTGAAATCGAGCGCTCCATGCGCGAAGCCCAGGAAAAGATCCAGCGCGAACTGGAGCGCAGCCAGCGTGAAATCGAGCGCGCACAGCGCCAAGCCCAACGCGCACAAGAGCAAGCCCAGCGCGCGCAGGAGCGAGCGGAACGCGAGCGTGAACGGGCGCAGGAGCAGGCCGAACGCGCGCAGGAGCAGGCGCAGGAACAAGCCGAACACGAGCGGGAACGAGCGCAGGAGCAGGCCGAACGCGAGCGTGAACGGGCGCAGGAGCAGGCCGAACGCGAGCGATCGTTGCAACAACAGCAACCGCCGGATACAGCGCAGCCGCAACCGCCTCAACCGCCGAAGCCGCCGTTGTCCGAGAAGTAA
- a CDS encoding DUF4097 family beta strand repeat-containing protein — MKRNHTFALLAVMAMAALPLFAQISNSNSRITRDGGGWVEEVTGTIPAPGSLRVNTDTGSIEVQGGSQKDVTYTIRKRVNGGSEENARRDLAGFRIVAMKHGEVAAIEGVNDRHYGRLSVEFHIQVPRELQQVRASTEGGNLNLRNLSGRVTAQSGGGNITLAGLGGEVTANTGGGSIDVADVTNTLTVNTGGGNIKINGSKGKVSASTGGGWIALTGASDAVKLTTGGGNVKVQQCGSELHVTTGGGSIEVGEVSGNARMETGGGSIRLTSARGPVIANTGGGSIELYKLMQGARAETGAGPITAEFLGIGTDSTLQTSVGDVIVYLGPQAKVTVKAELDMANGHKIRSDFPDLKITTDGAEYGPTNYYAQGSLNGGGPVLRVRTMSGNIEFRRAR, encoded by the coding sequence GTGAAACGCAATCATACATTCGCGCTGCTGGCGGTGATGGCGATGGCCGCGCTGCCGCTGTTCGCGCAGATCAGCAATTCCAACAGCAGAATTACGCGCGACGGCGGCGGCTGGGTCGAGGAGGTCACCGGCACCATTCCGGCGCCGGGCAGTCTGCGGGTCAATACCGATACCGGTTCCATTGAAGTCCAAGGCGGATCGCAAAAGGACGTCACCTATACCATCCGCAAGCGCGTCAACGGCGGCTCGGAAGAGAATGCGCGCCGCGACCTGGCCGGCTTCCGTATCGTCGCCATGAAGCACGGTGAGGTTGCTGCCATCGAGGGCGTCAATGACCGCCACTATGGCCGCCTTTCGGTGGAGTTCCACATCCAGGTTCCGCGCGAGCTGCAGCAGGTGCGTGCCAGCACCGAGGGCGGCAACCTCAACCTGCGCAACTTGTCCGGCCGCGTGACCGCGCAGTCGGGCGGCGGGAATATCACTCTTGCCGGCCTGGGCGGTGAAGTCACCGCCAACACCGGGGGCGGCAGCATTGATGTCGCCGATGTGACGAACACGCTCACCGTGAACACCGGCGGCGGCAACATTAAGATCAACGGCTCGAAAGGCAAGGTGAGCGCCAGCACCGGCGGCGGATGGATCGCGCTCACGGGCGCTTCCGACGCGGTGAAGCTCACCACCGGCGGCGGCAACGTGAAGGTGCAACAGTGCGGCTCGGAGCTGCACGTTACCACTGGCGGGGGCAGCATCGAGGTGGGCGAGGTCAGCGGCAACGCACGCATGGAAACCGGGGGCGGCAGCATTCGTTTGACGTCGGCTCGCGGACCCGTCATCGCCAACACCGGCGGCGGCAGCATTGAGCTCTATAAGCTCATGCAGGGTGCGCGCGCGGAAACCGGCGCCGGACCGATTACCGCCGAATTCCTCGGCATCGGCACCGACTCCACCTTGCAGACATCGGTGGGGGACGTCATTGTGTACCTCGGCCCGCAGGCGAAGGTCACCGTCAAGGCCGAGCTCGACATGGCCAACGGGCACAAGATCCGCTCCGACTTTCCGGACCTGAAGATCACCACCGACGGCGCCGAGTATGGCCCCACGAATTATTACGCCCAGGGATCGCTGAATGGCGGCGGCCCGGTGCTGCGCGTGCGCACCATGTCCGGCAACATCGAATTCCGGCGCGCCCGCTAG
- a CDS encoding HEAT repeat domain-containing protein — MNCDWVKGNITLYVYDELADDSRYELEQHVARCGACAAELESARAFRTTMSEMPQLEPTPNLLAASRMRLQEALETAEQNRGWRFLDPVLWLRQMKFSPALAAVLLILGFAGGIGTAWRMVPRAGSAQLLPGGNSASPNEASIAGISEITQVPGSDKVEIKYDTTVPQKAEGSLNDQRIQQLLLFAARNNYNPGVRQNAVDLVSQKPEELRFRESLKASLLYDSNPGVRLKALESLAPYVQQDTSVRDAVLQALQNDSNPGVRAEALRFLQPVRADSAVRVVLEKLASNDRSEFIRQQASHVLASLPEID; from the coding sequence ATGAACTGCGATTGGGTGAAGGGAAACATCACGCTGTACGTTTACGACGAGCTGGCCGACGACAGCCGCTACGAACTGGAGCAGCACGTCGCCCGCTGCGGCGCCTGCGCCGCGGAACTGGAGAGCGCGCGCGCCTTCCGCACCACCATGTCGGAGATGCCGCAGCTGGAGCCCACTCCCAACCTGCTGGCCGCCTCGCGCATGCGTTTGCAGGAAGCCCTGGAAACCGCCGAGCAGAATCGCGGCTGGCGCTTCCTCGATCCTGTGCTTTGGCTGCGGCAGATGAAGTTCTCGCCCGCCCTTGCCGCGGTCCTTCTCATCCTTGGATTCGCCGGCGGCATCGGGACCGCCTGGCGCATGGTCCCGCGGGCAGGAAGCGCGCAACTGCTTCCCGGCGGCAACAGCGCCTCCCCGAATGAAGCGTCCATCGCAGGAATCAGCGAGATCACCCAGGTGCCGGGCAGCGACAAGGTGGAAATCAAGTACGACACCACGGTCCCGCAGAAGGCGGAGGGCTCGCTCAACGACCAGCGTATCCAGCAATTGCTGCTGTTTGCCGCCCGCAACAATTACAACCCCGGCGTGCGCCAGAACGCGGTGGACCTGGTTTCACAAAAGCCGGAAGAGTTGCGTTTCCGCGAGTCGCTGAAAGCCTCGTTGCTCTACGACAGCAACCCGGGCGTGCGCCTAAAGGCACTGGAATCGCTGGCCCCGTACGTCCAGCAAGACACCAGCGTGCGCGATGCGGTGTTACAGGCGCTGCAAAACGACAGCAATCCCGGCGTCCGCGCCGAAGCCTTGCGCTTCCTGCAGCCGGTGCGCGCCGACAGCGCCGTACGCGTGGTGCTGGAAAAACTGGCTTCCAATGACCGCAGTGAGTTCATCCGCCAGCAGGCCAGCCATGTACTGGCTTCCCTGCCGGAGATTGATTAA
- a CDS encoding sigma-70 family RNA polymerase sigma factor, giving the protein MASGGIRRVDDTVLIREAQAGNSRAFEELVRQYDQAVLRLALHLTGSESDAQDIYQEAFLKAYRSVAKFRFECSFYTWLYRIVTNLCLDHLRKKQVRKEDAPVVSDSDGEEFSIIDQVADDRAHSNPEHDLMRRELGKSINTALGKLSGRERMVFELKHYQGLKLRTIGEMLNTTEETAKNTLFRATQKLRASLAEMR; this is encoded by the coding sequence ATGGCATCGGGTGGCATCCGGCGCGTGGACGATACGGTCCTGATCCGGGAAGCGCAGGCGGGCAACAGCCGCGCTTTCGAAGAGCTGGTCCGGCAGTATGACCAGGCGGTGCTTCGCCTGGCATTGCACTTGACCGGTTCGGAATCTGACGCGCAGGACATCTACCAGGAAGCCTTCCTCAAAGCGTACCGCTCGGTGGCCAAGTTCCGCTTCGAGTGCTCCTTCTACACCTGGCTGTATCGCATCGTGACCAATCTCTGCCTCGACCACCTGCGCAAGAAACAGGTTCGCAAGGAAGACGCTCCCGTGGTGTCCGATTCCGACGGCGAAGAATTCAGCATTATCGACCAGGTTGCCGACGATCGCGCGCACAGCAACCCGGAGCACGACCTGATGCGCCGCGAGCTGGGAAAGAGCATCAACACCGCCCTGGGCAAGCTTTCGGGCCGGGAGCGAATGGTTTTTGAATTGAAGCATTACCAGGGACTCAAGCTGCGCACCATCGGTGAAATGCTGAACACCACCGAGGAGACAGCCAAGAACACGTTGTTCCGGGCTACGCAGAAGCTGCGCGCGTCCCTGGCGGAAATGAGATGA
- the rplI gene encoding 50S ribosomal protein L9 has product MEVILKEDVPKLGSRGDVVRVAEGYGRNFLLPKKLAIEATAANKTVIEQMKAAAVRRMQKDKSDAEALAGQLSGVTITFHRRSGEHEQLFGSVTSSDVAAELDKKGFNIDRRKIHLDEPIKTVGEFKVPVRLFRDVTAQVKVEVHKEAEEQ; this is encoded by the coding sequence ATGGAAGTGATTCTGAAAGAAGACGTGCCCAAGCTGGGCTCGCGCGGCGACGTGGTCAGGGTGGCCGAAGGATACGGGCGCAATTTTCTGTTGCCCAAGAAGCTCGCGATTGAAGCGACCGCGGCCAATAAGACAGTCATCGAGCAAATGAAGGCCGCTGCGGTCCGCCGCATGCAGAAGGACAAATCAGATGCGGAAGCGCTGGCCGGGCAACTGTCAGGCGTCACCATAACTTTTCATCGCCGCTCCGGCGAGCACGAGCAGTTGTTCGGCTCGGTGACCTCCAGCGACGTGGCCGCGGAACTGGACAAGAAGGGCTTTAACATCGATCGCCGCAAGATCCACCTGGACGAGCCCATCAAGACGGTCGGAGAGTTCAAGGTTCCGGTGCGCCTGTTCAGGGACGTGACCGCGCAGGTCAAGGTCGAAGTCCACAAGGAAGCCGAAGAGCAGTAA
- the rpsR gene encoding 30S ribosomal protein S18: MADETTRTAAPAGANGGETASAAPTQSSGPGAGPRGPRPQRPGGSREGGRKYFRRKKVCKFCVEKIDSINYKDVRLLAQFVAESGKIVPRRLTGVCTPHQRRLSTAIKQARNIALLPFAGRA; encoded by the coding sequence ATGGCAGACGAAACTACCCGTACCGCAGCTCCCGCAGGAGCCAATGGCGGCGAGACCGCGAGCGCTGCGCCGACGCAGAGCTCCGGCCCTGGCGCCGGTCCGCGCGGACCGCGCCCACAGCGACCCGGCGGATCCCGCGAGGGCGGCCGCAAGTATTTCCGCCGCAAGAAGGTTTGCAAATTTTGTGTCGAAAAAATCGACTCCATCAATTACAAGGACGTGCGGCTGCTGGCGCAGTTCGTGGCCGAGAGTGGGAAGATCGTGCCGCGGCGCCTGACCGGGGTTTGCACTCCCCACCAGCGCCGGCTTTCCACCGCCATCAAGCAGGCACGAAACATCGCCCTGCTGCCGTTCGCGGGAAGAGCGTAG
- the rpsF gene encoding 30S ribosomal protein S6, with protein MERTYELMFIVRPDVVDEELDRLISTLESQVSTAGGTLKNAERMGKRRLAYMVRGFQDGMYVLFTIEGTGQVVRELERRLRVTEQVIKFITVRIDEEQKRLNKIKALRDARVKAKPAPAAEAADAGSEAAPAAV; from the coding sequence ATGGAACGCACTTATGAATTGATGTTTATTGTCCGCCCGGACGTGGTGGACGAAGAGCTGGACCGGTTGATTTCCACGTTGGAATCGCAGGTGAGCACCGCCGGGGGCACGCTGAAAAATGCCGAGCGCATGGGCAAGCGCCGCCTGGCCTACATGGTGCGCGGTTTCCAGGACGGCATGTACGTGCTGTTCACCATTGAAGGCACCGGGCAGGTGGTGCGCGAGTTGGAACGCCGCCTGCGTGTCACCGAGCAGGTGATCAAGTTCATCACTGTGCGGATTGACGAAGAGCAGAAGCGGCTGAACAAGATCAAGGCCCTGCGCGATGCACGCGTCAAGGCGAAACCCGCTCCCGCGGCCGAAGCCGCCGACGCCGGCAGCGAAGCAGCGCCGGCAGCGGTTTAA
- the pth gene encoding aminoacyl-tRNA hydrolase translates to MKLVVGLGNPGIEYQFTPHNLGFLAVDRIAEQYGAELNNRRCQAMTGKARIGAEEVVLAKPETYMNLSGLAVRDLVGELEIDPVRDLVVIYDELDLPWGTIRIRERGGTAGHNGLESVVNALGTQDFLRVRLGIGPDFKVGDGAKYVLSQLKKSQYEVVDQELDAAVEAVKVIFTESPAAAMTRFNRKAGGAADEE, encoded by the coding sequence ATGAAGCTCGTCGTCGGACTTGGAAATCCCGGCATCGAGTACCAATTCACGCCGCACAACCTCGGGTTCCTGGCGGTGGACCGCATCGCCGAGCAGTACGGGGCCGAGCTTAACAATCGTCGCTGCCAGGCCATGACCGGCAAAGCGCGCATCGGTGCGGAAGAAGTGGTGCTGGCCAAGCCCGAGACGTACATGAACTTGAGCGGGCTGGCGGTGCGCGATCTGGTTGGCGAGTTGGAAATTGATCCGGTCCGCGACCTGGTGGTGATTTATGACGAGCTCGACTTGCCCTGGGGCACCATCCGAATCCGCGAGCGCGGCGGAACGGCGGGACACAACGGGCTCGAGTCGGTGGTGAACGCGCTGGGCACACAGGATTTTCTGCGCGTCCGGCTCGGAATCGGGCCCGACTTTAAGGTGGGCGACGGCGCCAAGTACGTGCTGTCGCAGTTGAAGAAGTCGCAGTACGAGGTGGTGGACCAGGAACTGGATGCTGCTGTTGAAGCAGTGAAGGTGATTTTCACCGAAAGCCCGGCGGCGGCGATGACCCGCTTTAACCGGAAGGCTGGCGGAGCGGCAGACGAAGAGTGA
- a CDS encoding 50S ribosomal protein L25 yields the protein MATTEMEKLVEAQPREAGSKNVARRVRKQGKVPAVVYGAGKQPVSVSLDPKQVSRILHSESGHNTIFDLQLDGERTKAMIVDWQYEPIKGALLHLDLKRIAMDQRLKVAVPIMLKGEAAGVKQQGGILDHVLREVEVECLPGDIPSHVDADVSHLVFGQSLRVSDLPLDRSKVKVLTPAEQVVAHVTSVKEEVAPTPEAAAAEAAAVPAEPEVIKKGKQETAEEGAEAAPEKAEKPEKAEKKEKK from the coding sequence ATGGCAACGACAGAAATGGAAAAACTCGTAGAAGCGCAGCCGCGCGAGGCCGGCAGCAAGAACGTGGCCCGGCGGGTGCGCAAGCAGGGCAAAGTTCCCGCCGTAGTGTACGGCGCGGGCAAGCAGCCGGTCTCGGTCAGCCTCGATCCCAAGCAGGTCTCGCGCATCCTGCACTCGGAGTCGGGTCACAACACGATTTTTGATTTGCAGCTCGATGGCGAGCGTACCAAGGCGATGATCGTCGACTGGCAGTACGAGCCCATCAAAGGCGCGCTGCTCCACCTCGACCTGAAGCGTATTGCCATGGACCAGCGGCTGAAGGTGGCAGTGCCGATCATGCTCAAGGGCGAGGCCGCCGGCGTGAAGCAGCAGGGCGGAATCCTGGATCACGTGCTGCGCGAGGTGGAAGTCGAGTGCCTGCCGGGCGACATCCCGAGCCACGTCGATGCTGACGTCAGCCACCTGGTATTCGGCCAGTCGCTGCGCGTCTCCGATCTGCCGCTGGACCGGAGCAAGGTGAAGGTCCTTACTCCGGCCGAGCAGGTCGTGGCGCACGTCACCTCGGTGAAGGAAGAAGTTGCGCCCACCCCGGAAGCGGCCGCTGCCGAAGCTGCCGCCGTCCCGGCCGAGCCCGAGGTCATCAAGAAGGGCAAACAGGAAACAGCCGAGGAAGGCGCCGAGGCTGCTCCCGAAAAGGCGGAAAAGCCCGAGAAGGCCGAGAAGAAGGAGAAGAAATAA